The Rhododendron vialii isolate Sample 1 chromosome 5a, ASM3025357v1 genome contains a region encoding:
- the LOC131325819 gene encoding beta-glucosidase 42, protein MAKDTERKRCMEEEWRSILASKQPSVPSRTDFPPRFIFGAATSAYQIEGAWNEGGRGPSIWDSFSHTEGIIFDASNGDIAVDHYHRYKEDIDLIAKLGFDAYRFSISWSRIFPDGLGTKINEEGLTYYNNVINALLERGIQPFVTLYHWDLPLNLEESIGGWLNDQVVKYFAIYAETCFASFGDRVKNWITINEPLQTAVNGYVTGIFAPGRCEHALEEPYLASHHQLLAHAEAVSIYRNKYRDIQKGQIGLVVDCEWAEALSDKIEDKKAAARRLDFQLGWYLDPIFYGDYPETMRERLGDRLPKFSEKNKELLRNSVDFIGLNHYTTRFIAHSTNTEDNYFYRTQEIERIAEWEGGEIIGEKAASPWLYVVPWGLRKVLNYVAQRYNNPPIYVAENGMDDEDNRSCPLHEMLDDKLRVRYYREYLTAVAQAIEDGTDVRGYFAWSLLDNFEWKFGYTKRFGLIYVDYKNGLTRHPKSSAYWFLRFLKCGEDKNGKEE, encoded by the exons ATGGCGAAGGACACAGAGAGGAAGAGATGCATGGAGGAAGAATGGAGGTCCATCCTCGCCTCCAAACAGCCCTCCGTCCCCTCCCGGACCGATTTCCCTCCCCGCTTCATCTTCGGAGCCGCCACTTCTGCTTACCAG attgaaggGGCCTGGAATGAAGGTGGTAGGGGCCCTAGCATTTGGGATTCTTTCTCACATACTGAAG GAATTATTTTTGATGCAAGTAATGGAGACATCGCGGTGGATCACTATCATCGTTACAAG GAAGATATTGACCTTATAGCCAAGTTGGGATTTGATGCTTATCGTTTTTCCATATCATGGTCTCGAATATTCCCTG ATGGATTGGGAACAAAAATCAACGAGGAAGGCCTTACTTACTATAACAATGTCATTAATGCTCTTCTTGAGAGAG GCATCCAACCTTTTGTAACTTTGTATCACTGGGATCTTCCTTTAAATCTCGAGGAGTCAATAGGAGGATGGTTGAATGACCAAGTTGT AAAATATTTTGCCATCTATGCAGAAACTTGCTTTGCCAGTTTTGGAGATAGAGTAAAAAACTGGATCACAATTAATGAACCTCTTCAAACAGCAGTGAATGGATATGTGACTGGGATATTTGCTCCGGGAAGATGTGAACATGCATTGGAAGAGCCATATTTGGCTTCACACCACCAGCTTTTGGCCCACGCAGAAGCTGTTTCTATATACAGAAATAAATACCGG GATATTCAAAAGGGTCAAATAGGCTTGGTGGTGGATTGTGAATGGGCCGAAGCTTTATCAGATaaaattgaagataaaaaaGCTGCGGCGAGGCGACTTGATTTTCAACTTGGATG GTACTTGGATCCTATTTTCTATGGTGACTATCCTGAAACAATGCGTGAAAGACTTGGAGACCGGCTTCCAAAGTTCTCagagaaaaataaagagttgCTAAGGAACTCGGTGGACTTCATTGGTCTGAATCATTATACAACAAGGTTTATTGCTCATTCAACAAACACTGAAGATAATTATTTTTATAGGACACAAGAGATTGAGAGGATTG CTGAGTGGGAAGGGGGTGAGATTATTGGTGAGAAG GCAGCATCACCGTGGCTTTATGTAGTTCCTTGGGGTCTCAGGAAAGTACTCAATTACGTAGCTCAGAGATACAACAATCCCCCAATTTATGTTGCTGAGAATG GTATGGATGATGAGGATAATCGAAGTTGCCCTCTCCATGAGATGCTAGATGACAAATTACGAGTTCGTTATTATAGGGAGTACCTCACAGCTGTTGCTCAGGCAATCGA GGATGGAACAGATGTGAGGGGTTATTTTGCCTGGTCATTACTGGACAACTTTGAGTGGAAATTTGGCTATACAAAGCGTTTTGGTCTGATTTATGTGGACTATAAGAATGGGCTTACTCGGCACCCGAAGTCTTCTGCTTATTGGTTCCTGCGATTCTTGAAATGTGGAGAGGACAAGAATGGGAAAGAAGAGTAG